AAGAGAAAGTAGCAATTCTATGAGAGACTTTCTACTATTGGTGAGAGAACTAGCTATAGCAGTGGTGGcaattttaaatagaaaaggaaacaattaggaaaccacaaattaacattattcatgttttatttatattcattttaaatatttaaagttaaTGATTTCCCATTTACAGTTTGATCTAGTTTGGACACTGGCTCTTAAGACATGAGTTTGACAACTGTTTTATAGCCTTATCTTCCCCAAGACTCTTCATACTACACAAGCAAATCTTACTTTTCCTCACTTTCAGGCTgacttttatacatacatacatacatacatacatatatatatatatatacacgtgtgtgtatgtatgtatttcatttCCCCcattacatgtcaaaacaatttttaacattttttaatgttttgaattctaaattctatccctgcctccctctccccgcTATGGTAAACAGTCagatcagatataggttatacatgtgtaatcatgtaaaacatttccatattagttattttgttcaagaagactcaaataaaagaaaaagaatgaaagaacaaaagaaagaaagtgaaaaatagcctgctttaatctgtattcaaaccatgtcagttctttctctggaggcagatagtatgtttcatcatttaggcctttgggattttcttggatcactgtattgcccAGAATAGCCatgtcattcacagtttttcatcgaacaatattgctcttactgagtacaaagttctcctgattctgctcatttcactttgcattagtttatgTCTTTccaaaatcatcctgcttgtcatttcttatagcacaataatattccattaaaatcgtataccacagcttgtttagtcattccccaattgataggcatcccttcaatttcaaattctcagccaccacaaaaagagctgctataaatattttatgcaaATAGGACCTTCCCTccacttttttatgtttttgggatacagccctagaagtgatattgttggatctaagggtatgcacagttttacagccctttgagcatagttccaaattgtgtttcagaatggttggattagctcacagctctaccaacagttcattagtgtcccagttttttccacatccccttcaaaacccaccattttctttttttttttttatcagccaGTATTATTatgttagccactctgatagacatgaggtggtacctcagaattgttttaatttgcatttctttaacgatgtacagcatttttcatatgactattgataactgtgatttctttgtctgaaaactgcctgttgttATTCCAGGTGGGCTCTTATCCATGCGCATTGGTTTCTTTCAtatgtaatatttcatttttctctgtttttgacaGCTTACGTTGCTTATTTATGTAGCATTGAAAGGTTGTATGTAAAAGCTGCCAGCTCCCTACATCCCAGTTGTTTTATGTATTGAACACTTGTGGCCATGTGACCAGAATGCAGGCCCAGATTTCAATTAATGGATTACAAGAAATATACTTGTTTCAACTGATCTCTCCATTAAAGGACAGTACACAAAATGAACATGTTTTTCTGATCTAGCTTGGTTTCCAGTGTGTTGGCTGCAGCTTTATAACCTCCTTTCTCATCCAACACATCCCTTCAGACAACAGAGATGGAGAGGCATCAGTCTACCAATTAGCTGATATTTAGAGGCAGAGAATATCCCTTTCTGGGAGTGTTACTTTTAACACTTGTgtctttttctatcattttcttacTACTTGGAATAAGATTTTATCACTTAAGACAGAAAGGCTCAGATGCTCTTATACTGTCATTTAGCTTTCTTCATAGCTCAGGTTCAGTGCTTTACATGtaataagtgcttaagaaatgtttgttgactgatggaCTGACTGACATTTCACAATTTCAGGGCTCATGACATAGACctgcagagctggaaaggaccttgaatCATCATACAAGCCTCATGGTTTTATACAGGAGAACCCAAaccaattgagaaaaaataatcaCTCCAAAGTCATTCAATAATTTAATGAAAGATCTGAAACTGGGACTTAGATCTCCTGATCCTTAGCTCAGTCCAGCTATTACTCTCCTATATTCCTCAGATTACCTTGTTTGGGTTTAAGCCCATGTAGTTCCTCAATATAGTACTCTGTGACATACAATGCCCTGTAGTCTGGGGAACCTGGATTAATTTGCTGGTGAAGCCTCTACTGTCTTACTCAAGTTCCACTAATTCTACCTCCCAAATGTCCCCTTGttcccatttcctattttttcttctccaatatGTTTCTATAATCTCCTTGAAGTGAGTTAAAGGGGGCTTTGCAGATGGTTTACATCAACGGTTCAGTGCTAATGTCCTTTTAATGTTTACACTGTTAGGAATAAAATTTcccaaaggaatgacaaagacTCCCAAGGTAGATGAGCAAGCTCATTTGTTCTGCACTTCTTGCAAAAAGTGGGTGTGCTGCCTGAACAACACACATCAATGAGGAAAGGCTGACAGCTTAAATCCTCAACCTGAAATTCGAGGTCTCTCCCTCATTTCCTCGTGGGCTGAGTACTCTGAGGTCTACAACTTCCCTCTCCCCTTGACctgttctcccctcctccacataCATCCACAGATTGCATATGCATTAAAGTGAGCCTTAATTCCTCTTGGGGAGGAGAAGCTAATATTCATGAGGCAATTAAGCATCCATATTTCAGGTCTAGCTTACCCTTTGCCCTATGTTTAACCACAGACCCAGCTGAAACTGGTTTCCCCCTTTCTGAGAGCtgtttttttcaaaaagagaCTAGTTCTCTGAGAAGAAAACCCAATTCCCTCCACGTGTGTGGAAAcagaatttatacacacacacacacacacacacacacacacacacatatatctcatAACACATAGGCTAGGAAATGGCTCCCAAGGGCATAAGGACAAAGGCAAAGATACTATCAGGATGCAGACATGGCAGTATACATAGAGTCTTGGCCTGGGTGGGAATTTCAGGTCAGAGATGGCAGATGAAGATGATTCAATGACCGTTCAGTAAAGAAGCTACTATTTAGCATTGAACATACCATCCTAATCACCATAGAAGACTGATGGAGTCTTGTCTCTTGCACCAGGGGAAAAATGTCCCCTTTCCAGCATTAGTGCAATAAGCCAGCTCTAAATGCTAGGGCCATGAGCAAAGCCCCAAAGAATACTGACTTCATGAATGATACTTCCTTTACTGGTGTAACTCATGTTGAAACAGCCCACCCTTTGGGGAAGCCAAACACACCTCACCTCCTGAGGCAACACAGAACCAATGAAGACCAAGGGTTTTGTTTTATAGGGAAAGGAAGGACATCTGAAATAGCTGATTAGTTTTCTATATTgaaagtaaggaggattttgttatcctttttagaactcagtttctcaggatccatggccaggTCAATGTCtggtttccaggtgttagataataactcctataatagccccaaggatcctagatagtaattcttaGAATCAAAGTGATAGGCAGTCCTGCTGAGACTATGCAGTGAGATATACGGGTGACATAAAGTGATATTTACTACGCTTATGCCaaatgacaatattgctaaagttGACCTGTGAGTTTAATGTTGGCAAAATGCCTTCTTtatctgttgccctataaagcaagtgggcactggtcaatAAGTGAGCAACCCATAGGGGAATATGACAATGTAATGTTATGTGTGCCTTGATTGAccctgtgtgaggtagtgagagaacaaagtgtgaagacttcacagggtatatgtatatatttttcctgtaaatcatatgatttcggggaaatcaggtgttattcccctctccccccaccccgagCCTACTCACAAACTGCCATCTTAACAGTAAAGTTTCCTTATagggtaattctgtagtttctgtgctggtattgggtaaaacttattcttggttagattgtgaggccacctgtccccacaaatggggacagaggtccagcctctggggtgggatttcttagaattgtttgtacaaggatatatatccccttgcttgcttCTCCGCCTTGCCTCTCTTCAGTAGCttctccgccctggtagtgggagatgcccaattctcgcgagacttgctcaaataaagcttctgttttgtttctaccttgagaaagccgaatcacctctgtttttttttatttgagtcagtggtctgttgtcccacacaaccccatcaaggcttggggggaaatctgtgtttgcctcaaccggcCCCCACTGCGGCTTAAGGGATTCCATAGGAGTTGTAGCTCCTATTATATTCTCCCTGGCCCTTGTGAGAAGAATTGTAGAGaagctgtaggagttggtgctctcattatcagcaacctttttgagaagactagactagaataaagtaagattattaaccccctCTGAAGCTCTCTTCAGCTGactagatcaagagtgaacctgttagaggctggagtccaaaaccTCCAGTGTCTCCTGTGTGTTATTTTGAaaagtatatttaattaaacaagCAGATGGAGGTACAGGTTAGCTTGGAAACTGAAAGATTACAGCCAATAAACACTTCAGATATTAGGAGTTATAGAGAAGTTATACCAAGAATGAAAAGGGAGTACAGAAATAGATTATCACAAAAGACTAATCGCCTCCCCATGTGTTTTTCTCCAAGATTAATATCCGTCTTCCAAATCCTACATATAACAACTCACTCTTATATGACACTTTGAGGTTTatgaaacattattctgataaaaACCTTGTCAAATAATTGACAAAGCACAGTTCTAACTATATTAATTTTACGAAAGAAACTCCCAAGGCTTCTcatgagggaaaaaatggactATTCTTTTCAGCATTTAAGGTCATTCCCTGTATGACTTAAGCTTGTCAACTGAGAATGATTTTATATCTCTCATATATTTTATGACCCATCCAAACTGACCTACTTGATATTTCCTATATAACCCATTCCATCTACTCTACACATGCCTTTGTACAGGCTTTCTATCCTGGAAAGCTTTCTCTCCTTACCTTGATATTTTGAAATCGCTGGCTTCATATAAAGTTCAACTCAGTTACCACCCCCTTCAAGAGCCTTTTCTTGATTTTCCTGTTTGTGCTCCACCAAAAGTTACATTGTATTTTTTATATTGACTTGTTTGTGTACATCTCTCCCCCCAAATGTAGAATTTAAACTCCTCACCTATTCCCTCCACTTGGTTAATTTCTTCTTATATCCTTTCCATCTTTCAAAATGTGCCCCATTTGAAGTCCAATCTAATGTGAAAAGTCCTTCCTGATTACCATGATCTTCACCACTGTCTGTCCTCTGAACTCTTGTTGCTTGTACCATGTAATTAATTACATTGTATTGCTATTGTTTTTGGTGTGACTCATCTTCATAGAAATGTGTATGCTcaaaaaatatgtacaatgtcTTACACATTTTGCCATCTCCtccacagtacctagcacaggacTGGACAGAACACCATCAAATCCTTGTTTGATTGCAGATTCCATAATTTATGGAAAAGAACACTCTGAAGTCAGGAGTGAATTTAAATCCCAGCTGTGCTACACACCACTGCTTAAATTCTCTGACCCTTAGCTTTGATCTGTAATATGGGGGGGATTACATTAGTGATCTCTGAAGTACCTTCCAGCTCCAATTCCTAAAATATTCTAATGCTCCATCTAAGTGAGGTGTTCAAAGTACCCTGTGAATATGTGCCTGGAAAGGTAAATGGACTCCAATGGGGTCACCTTGCTAGGGATGGAAAATAGAGAATTAAGTGCCATATTCGATATCCAATATTTTCATACAAAAGACAGGCAAGGAGGTTGTGAAGGCAAATACTTTGCTCACCAAGGGACTCCCCGaggtttctcatttttattaggACAAAGGCACTTTCCACATGGGACATAAACAATTTCATAAATGGAGACATTGGCTTGAGGCATGGGCGCTGACCTGATTTCCTTCCCTGACATCAGACAGCCATGGAGAGCCAAGAAACTATACAATTCTGTCCCTCAAGTTAAGGACATAGGAAGccatttgttttgtctgagagcAACCATCCTGCAACTGAGTGAGTTGATGCTGGGGAAACAGCAATCAGAGATAGGCAAAGGAAAAACTCAGGcatggggaaaaaggaaggggattTAGTGTAAAATTGAAAATGTAGGGGAAGAAGAGCAGGGAATTGTGCTGTTTTAACAGTTCTAGCAATGTCTGAGGTGAAAGGACAGGTGGAATACTTATCAAAATTGCAGGTGAGAGAAGACTGGAGAAGACCTCATATCTAAGATAGTATAATCAGGATAtgaaattattttggtagctaaTCAAGCAGcctaattaaatttttaaaaatgcatgccATTCATTTGGGtccaaaaataaatttcatgAGGACAAAATGGATGAAATGTGGACaaaaaaaagttatgaaaaaaaaatctgagatttTGACAGCTTACGTGCTTATTTAtgtcaatgtgtgtgtgtgtgcatgtatgcacacatatgtaaaatatacgTGCATACATTATATACACGCATACAGTGTTATTTGGTGGGCAAAAAGTAAATTGGTATTTTATGTAACATTAAAGGAATATTGTTAATAGTTACGGAAATTGAGAGGTTGGGCTAGACTACATCTGAGGTCTTTTTACCTCAAGACCTTTTTTATCATGTTATATTCTTATTGTACACTGCTCTGCTCAGACCAGATCTGTAATACCTTATGCAGATCTAGGTTAATGTTCAGAGACTGACAACCTAGAACCTGGAGAATAGAGGATTATAACACGTGTAAGGCTGGGCCTGACAGCATTTCCTAGGAGAGTAGGCTGAAGAAACTAAACATATTTACCccatagaaaaggaaattaagtagGGGTACAATGACtctcttcagttatttaaagTACCGCCATTATGATTAGacttgctttgctttttttccagAAGTCAATAATAGGAGCAAGGTGTAGAAATTACACAAAAGAATATTTGGATTGATGCAAGGTAAAACTTGCTAACAATGAGAAAAATTCAAAAGTGGAGAGGGTATTTCCAGAGGAAATTGGTTGCCTATCACTGGAAGTCTTTAATAGGAAGAATGGCAGGAAGTGACTAGACTCACTATAGAACACAAGAAGTTTGAGATTTATGAGAGAATGAGTCCTGCAACCCATACCCAATACAACCATGGTCCTTTGGACTCCTTTCCATTTGAGCATTTATATTAAAATGGAAACGGACAGACAGAATATTAACTACAAATAGAAAAGGGAGTAGAAGGCAATAGGCTGCAGAGAAGTGTTGCCTCTGAGGGAGAAGTTAATCCCCAGTTAGGAACGTGGGAGATAATCTGTTAAGCAAACAACAGTATAAGAAAATATAATTCCCCCTTGCCTCATAAACTTCCCATCTAGACCTACAGTAAAGAAAATGTAATGGCTTGGGTACCTAGAACACCAGACCTGACTCCATCCAGGAGCACTGTTTACCTGAAGGCCTCTAAGCCCTTTGTTCCAGGATTCAGAATCAGGCATAAAGAGGCTGGACATAGAATAAATGATTTTGGATTATTCATATGTCTAAGAGAAGTCCCGCAATTGTGGCTTTCATAGGTTTTGGAATTAGAAGGGACTTACTTCCTAAAAGAATCTCCCTGTTTTACTCATGAGAAAACCGAAGTCTAGACAGGTAAGTAACTTCCCTGAGGCCACACAGGTTGTAAATAATAGAGTTGGAATTGAAATTCAAATCTCGTAACTCCAAATACAGTAGTCATTCTATAACATTAACTTTCCCAATCTCACTAAATACTGAAAACATTACAGAGTATCTCATGGAAGGGAAATCCATTATAACAATTGAGGGCAGAAATCAATAAAAGGCTGTCTTTCATTCACTGAGGCCATGGCTTGGAGATGCATCAAATTAGTCCTTATAGAAAGGAAATCTGTATGGAGCAAATGGGAATCTGGATGAGCTATTTTTCCCAGCCACCTACCCCCACTTCTATGGTAATTGTAGTACAAAAACACATCATCATTTTGGGTTCACAACAGGGCAGTCACTGTCCTTGGAGAGAGGTTTTTGTGTtccagagaaggggagaggtagTATTAAGCTGTTTCACTAGAGTACAAGATAGGGAAGACTCCAAATTGTCTTTTTGATATTCTTGCATAAGAACTTgggaaaatgaaagcaaaaccTACAGGTTGGATGTGACTGCTCATTCATGATATAATAGAGTTTTTCTCTCAAATTTCGTGACTTATGTCAGGAAAGGGTAGATCCTCTCTTTTTGTCAGCACAGGTCAAAAAGACCATGTTTTgctaaaaacaaagtcaaacaacaataattttaaatggataaaTATGTCTTTAGAACTCGTGCCATCATGAAACAGAAAGAGCCATTTCTACCTGTTCAGCTTGCTGTTTTAATATCACCTTTGTATCGACCCCATTTCCCTTGTACCTaccaattctttttttgtatctcttgtgaatacatattccttctttcccttttcatggAAGATTGATGGCTATTGTCTTAAATATCCTCTCATTTCCTAATTTGGGGTGCTCCCCTTTCAGACTCTGGcaattttactttttgaaaaaGGCAACTACAAAGACAAATTTCTGACTtgaatatgaaatttaaaaaaatttaatagagaAAACTACGAGACAATGTAAGCCATGAGGGCAAAGACTGACTCAAAATCTAATTTTCTAACTGTTCTATTTGAATAATATCAGTTGCAGaacaataaacttaaaaaaattatagaaccTTGAAACCCAGAActgttttataattattagttaaaagaaaggagggaaggtgaGTAGTAGAGACATACAGTGAAAAAGTGAGAGGATGGAGATAGGTAAGTTGTTATGGTGGGGAACAATATCCCAACATATACGGAAGTCCTCATTCTAACCTTTAAtgtgtctttcattttctttaaggGCATGGGATTCTGGCCCTGGGGGCTGTTTCCATGGCAGACTTCAATGCCAGTAGTACCCCTTCCTCCACATTCTACCTTACTGGCATTCCTGGTTATGAGGCAGTACACCATTGGATCTCTATCCCCTTCTGCATACTCTACTTTATTGGAATAGTGGGTAACTGCACCATTCTTCATGTTATCCGGACTGACTCAAGCCTCCATGAACCCATGTACTATTTCTTGGCCATGTTGTCCTTTGCAGACATGGGCATGTCCCTTCCCACCCTTATATCTGTCCTCCAAGTGTTGTGGTCCATATCCAGGGAAATTGAATTCAACACCTGTGTGATACAGATGTTTTTCAtccattccttctctttcacAGAATCAGGAGTGCTCCTAGCAATGGCCTTTGATCGCTTTGTAGCTATCTGCCATCCATTAAGGTATGCCACCATCCTCACCCCACAGCGTATTGCCAGAATTGGAATATTCGCCATTCTTAGGAGCTCCCTCCCAGTCATTCCACTGATGATCCGCCTGACATACTTCCCATTCTGTCATTCTCGTGTCCTCTCTCATTCTTACTGCCTGCACCAGGATATAATACGGCTGGTTTGTGCAGATACCAAATTCAATTTTATCTATGGGTTGGTTCTGGTCACTCTATTCTGGGGATGTGATTCAGTGGGCATCTTGGTGTCTTACATCTTCATCCTTCACTCTGTGTTGAACATTGCATCTTGGGAGGAGAGGCTCAAGGCCCTGAACACATGTGCCTCCCACATCTGTGCTGTCCTCATCCTTTATGTGCCTATGATTGGCCTTTCCATCATCCACCGTTTCGCCAAGCATTCCTCTCCCCTTGTGCATGTCCTCATGGCTCACATCTACCTCTTAGTGCCCCCTGTTCTCAATCCCATCATCTACAgtgtgaaaaataagaaaattcgtAGAGGGATCATCCATCTCATCACCCCCAAGAGAATGCACTCCACCCTGAGGTAGACATTACTAAGAGACAATCTCACAAAGCTTGTCATTGTGATGAACTGAGAAGGATACT
This Trichosurus vulpecula isolate mTriVul1 chromosome 2, mTriVul1.pri, whole genome shotgun sequence DNA region includes the following protein-coding sequences:
- the LOC118836556 gene encoding olfactory receptor 51L1-like — its product is MADFNASSTPSSTFYLTGIPGYEAVHHWISIPFCILYFIGIVGNCTILHVIRTDSSLHEPMYYFLAMLSFADMGMSLPTLISVLQVLWSISREIEFNTCVIQMFFIHSFSFTESGVLLAMAFDRFVAICHPLRYATILTPQRIARIGIFAILRSSLPVIPLMIRLTYFPFCHSRVLSHSYCLHQDIIRLVCADTKFNFIYGLVLVTLFWGCDSVGILVSYIFILHSVLNIASWEERLKALNTCASHICAVLILYVPMIGLSIIHRFAKHSSPLVHVLMAHIYLLVPPVLNPIIYSVKNKKIRRGIIHLITPKRMHSTLR